A single region of the Nicotiana sylvestris chromosome 6, ASM39365v2, whole genome shotgun sequence genome encodes:
- the LOC104214878 gene encoding uncharacterized protein, producing the protein MKFVRLESPVFTAYQLKDIADLWFKGIEKIRPEDAPPMVWVEFKKIFIKKWLPPGVRAALAILFENLKQDTMTVLEYSIKFEKLSRYVPHLIPTKDEKIDCFARGLISGYKKDTANGRRNTTFTDLVDLAMDLKRIHQEERANREQNKKARTFGTFSAVPSLGKGQSSRGPSGSP; encoded by the exons ATGAAATTTGTGAGACTTGAGTCGCCAGTTTTCACTG CATACCAGTTGAAAGACATTGCTGACCTCTGGTTCAAAGGGATAGAGAAAATTAGACCTGAGGATGCACCTCCAATGGTTTGGGTGGAGTTTAAGAAGATCTTCATTAAGAAGTGGTTACCACCGGGAGTGAGAGCTGCCCTTGCGATATTATTTGAGAACTTGAAGCAGGATACCATGACAGTCCTAGAGTATAGCATCAAATTTGAGAAATTATCTCGTTATGTTCCCCACCTAATCCCCACTAAGGATGAGAAGATTGATTGCTTTGCTCGTGGCTTGATTTCGGGCTACAAAAAAGATACAGCTAATGGGAGAAGAAATACTACCTTTACTGACTTAGTGGATCTAGCAATGGATCTCAAAAGGATTCATCAGGAGGAGAGGGCCAACAGGGAGCAAAACAAAAAGGCACGCACTTTTGGCACTTTCAGTGCAGTGCCTAGTTTAGGCAAGGGGCAGAGTAGTAGAGGGCCATCTGGTTCACCATAG
- the LOC104214877 gene encoding 17.6 kDa class I heat shock protein-like, with protein MSLIPRMFGDRRSSVFDPFSIDLWDPFRELGFPGSNSRETSAFAHTRVDWKETPEAHVFKADLPGLKKEEVKVEIEDDRVLQISGERNVEKEDKNDTWHRVERSSGKFMRRFRLPENAKMDQVKAAIENGVLTVTVPKEEVKKPDVKSIEITG; from the coding sequence ATGTCATTGATTCCAAGAATGTTCGGCGATCGACGAAGCAGCGTCTTTGATCCATTCTCAATCGACCTATGGGATCCCTTCAGGGAATTGGGCTTTCCAGGATCCAATTCACGGGAGACTTCTGCATTCGCTCACACACGAGTCGATTGGAAGGAAACTCCGGAGGCTCATGTGTTCAAGGCCGATCTCCCTGGGCTTAAGAAGGAGGAAGTGAAAGTCGAGATCGAAGACGATAGGGTTCTTCAAATCAGCGGAGAGAGGAATGTGGAGAAAGAAGATAAGAATGATACTTGGCACCGTGTGGAACGCAGCAGCGGCAAATTCATGAGAAGATTCAGGCTACCGGAGAATGCGAAAATGGATCAAGTTAAGGCGGCGATAGAGAATGGAGTGCTGACTGTTACTGTTCCGAAAGAAGAGGTGAAGAAGCCTGATGTCAAATCCATTGAGATCACTGGTTAG